One Nocardiopsis gilva YIM 90087 genomic window, AAAAGCGTACGGCACCTGCGCACACTCTGGTCTTCCGGGGCTCCGCGCGTCCCTTCCTTACCGCATACTTACGCCTGGGAGATACCGATTCGCCCCATTGGTGACACTCATCACCCTGATTCATGGCATCATAATGGGCTCTTTCGTGCGTCTACCAGGGTGGCAGCGATCATCCGGTCGTCCTTAAGGGGGAGATTTGGCGACCATCGAACTTGAGCGCACCGCCGCTACCGAACAAGCCCCGGAAACCCCGGAGGAACTGGACTTCGTCACGGCGGTGACGCCGTACGCCGACCAGCTGTACCCCACCGCGCTGCGCATGACGCGCAACGCGGCCGACGCCGAGGACCTGGTCCAGGAGACGTTCACGAAGGCGTTCGCCAACTTCCACCAGTTCAAGGCCGGGACCAACCTGCGGGCCTGGCTGTACCGCATCCTGACCAACACCTTCATCAACGGCTACCGCAAGAAGCAGCGCGAGCCGCGCCAGGACTCCACCGACGAGATCAAGGACTGGCAGCTCGCCGCGGCCGACGCGCACACCTCGTCCGGTGCCCGCTCCGCGGAGATGGAGGTGCTCGACCACCTTCCCGACTCCGACATCCGCGTGGCCCTGGCGGAGCTGCCCGAGGAGTTCCGGCTCGTCGTCTACCTCATCGACATCGAGGGCTACTCCTACAAGGAGGTGGCCGCTCGGATGGGGACCCCGCTGGGCACCGTCATGTCGCGGCTGCACCGCGCCCGTCGCCAGCTGCGCGAAATGCTCACCGACTACGCCCGTGAGCGGGGAGTGCGCGCGGCCGCCTGACGCGACCGGCTTCCCCCGCCCCGACGCATAACGCACAGAAGGACGTCACGCATAGTGACGTCCTTCTGTGCGTTCGGTGATCATTTTGCGGTGATGGCGGGGCGTGGCGCGTGCATCGGGAGGCCGAGTCGGCTCCCGGCGACGGGGTTTGTCGGATGTCCGAATTTTTCTTCGGACGGCCTTGCGAAAGGTAGGAAGTCCTGGTAGTTGCGCTTTTGGGCTTCTTGGAGATCATGGGTTGCAACCGAAAAGGTGTGACCGAGGCCTTGCGCCAACCGTGGTGAGTTCTGTCACGAT contains:
- a CDS encoding sigma-70 family RNA polymerase sigma factor, with product MATIELERTAATEQAPETPEELDFVTAVTPYADQLYPTALRMTRNAADAEDLVQETFTKAFANFHQFKAGTNLRAWLYRILTNTFINGYRKKQREPRQDSTDEIKDWQLAAADAHTSSGARSAEMEVLDHLPDSDIRVALAELPEEFRLVVYLIDIEGYSYKEVAARMGTPLGTVMSRLHRARRQLREMLTDYARERGVRAAA